In one window of Thermus aquaticus DNA:
- a CDS encoding DAK2 domain-containing protein, whose translation MASWAPEEVAEAFRFATDWFGVYVEELNALNVYPVPDGDTGTNMHLTLQSARRELDLADTSRMPEVARAIAYGSLLGARGNSGVILSQILKGFSEAIRKKGVLDAKTLAEALRLGAETGYRAVMRPVEGTILTVARAAGEGARGDSLKDVLESALAAAREALAKTPELLPVLKQAGVVDAGGAGYVRFLEGIHGYALGLPLPEPPKVERYAQTAFATEEFGYCTEFLMEGVEVPIEKIREAVAPFGDSLLVVGAEGYVKGHIHTDDPDGLLATVARFGRMVRTKVEDMSEQHTEILAMAGLLEEAPPPTGLVAVALGHGVARAFRSLGARVVAGGQTQNPSVEDILSAIKSLPNPKVILLPNNPNVFMAAEEAVKLAREAGKEVHVLKTRTIGQGLAAAVRYEPEREPEELLPEMAEAMEGAVTLEVTWASRDAEVDGLKVLKDKPIGLLDGRLVLVGKTPEEVLEGLVRLAQEGKEVLTLFLGPNTPKEAAEAVAQKFPALAVEILPGGPDRYAYLGVLE comes from the coding sequence AGTCCGCCCGGCGGGAGCTGGACCTGGCGGACACCTCCAGGATGCCCGAGGTGGCCCGGGCCATCGCCTACGGGAGCCTGCTGGGGGCCCGTGGGAACAGCGGGGTCATCCTCTCCCAGATCCTCAAGGGCTTCTCCGAGGCCATCCGCAAGAAGGGGGTGCTGGATGCCAAGACCCTGGCCGAGGCCCTGCGCCTGGGGGCGGAGACGGGCTACCGGGCGGTGATGCGCCCCGTGGAGGGCACCATCCTGACCGTGGCCAGGGCGGCGGGGGAGGGGGCCAGGGGGGATAGCTTGAAGGACGTCCTGGAAAGCGCCTTGGCGGCGGCCCGGGAGGCCCTGGCCAAGACCCCCGAACTCCTTCCCGTCCTCAAGCAGGCCGGGGTGGTGGACGCCGGGGGAGCGGGGTACGTGCGCTTTCTGGAGGGGATCCACGGCTACGCCCTGGGGCTTCCCCTGCCCGAGCCCCCCAAGGTGGAGCGCTACGCCCAGACCGCCTTCGCCACCGAGGAGTTCGGCTACTGCACCGAGTTCCTCATGGAGGGGGTGGAGGTTCCCATAGAGAAGATCCGGGAGGCCGTGGCCCCCTTTGGGGACTCCCTTCTGGTGGTGGGGGCGGAAGGGTACGTGAAGGGCCACATCCACACGGACGACCCCGACGGCCTCCTCGCCACCGTGGCCCGCTTTGGCCGCATGGTGCGCACCAAGGTGGAGGACATGTCCGAGCAGCACACGGAGATCCTGGCCATGGCGGGCCTTTTGGAGGAGGCCCCGCCCCCCACGGGCCTGGTGGCCGTGGCCCTGGGGCACGGGGTGGCCCGGGCCTTCCGCTCCCTGGGGGCCAGGGTGGTGGCCGGGGGGCAGACCCAGAACCCCAGCGTGGAGGACATCCTCTCCGCCATCAAAAGCCTCCCCAACCCCAAGGTGATCCTCCTGCCCAATAACCCCAACGTCTTCATGGCGGCGGAGGAGGCGGTCAAGCTGGCCAGGGAGGCGGGCAAGGAGGTCCACGTCCTCAAGACCCGCACCATAGGCCAGGGCCTGGCGGCGGCGGTCCGCTATGAGCCCGAGCGGGAGCCCGAGGAGCTCCTTCCCGAGATGGCGGAGGCCATGGAGGGGGCGGTGACCCTCGAGGTCACCTGGGCCAGCCGCGACGCCGAGGTGGACGGCCTCAAGGTCCTCAAGGACAAGCCCATCGGCCTTCTGGACGGCCGGCTGGTCCTGGTGGGAAAGACCCCGGAGGAGGTCCTCGAGGGCCTCGTCCGCCTGGCCCAGGAGGGGAAGGAGGTCCTCACCCTCTTCCTGGGGCCCAACACCCCCAAGGAGGCTGCCGAGGCCGTGGCCCAGAAGTTCCCCGCACTGGCGGTGGAGATCCTGCCCGGCGGCCCCGACCGGTACGCCTACCTGGGCGTGCTGGAGTAG